A region from the Pseudonocardia petroleophila genome encodes:
- a CDS encoding alpha/beta hydrolase, with the protein MTETRDRVEGTLPGVGGVELFWRGRLPEGEPTGVLLVCHGLGEHSGRYTSVEDALVPDGWAVYGLDHRGHGRSTGRRAHLDRYSDWLTDFDAFRLHVAARHPGLPLFLLGHSMGGQIALAYALDHGAGLAGLVLSAPALASDAVPKAAVPVLKLLARVTPTLRPAGIDPTRISKDTAVVADYLGDPLVHHGHPTLGLSAALFAQFDVLPRRARDLRLPVLVQHGTADVLTDPAGTRALETQIGSPDRTVRWYEGLWHEIYHEPERDRPLADLREWLAAHR; encoded by the coding sequence GGGGAACCGACCGGGGTCCTGCTCGTCTGCCACGGCCTCGGCGAGCACTCGGGCCGCTACACCAGCGTCGAGGACGCCCTCGTGCCCGACGGCTGGGCGGTCTACGGACTCGACCACCGCGGCCACGGCCGGTCGACGGGCCGCCGCGCCCACCTCGACCGCTACTCCGACTGGCTCACCGACTTCGACGCGTTCCGCCTCCACGTCGCCGCGCGCCACCCCGGCCTGCCGCTGTTCCTGCTCGGGCACAGCATGGGCGGCCAGATCGCGCTGGCCTACGCGCTCGACCACGGGGCCGGGCTCGCCGGGCTCGTGCTGTCGGCGCCCGCGCTGGCGAGCGACGCCGTGCCGAAGGCGGCCGTCCCGGTCCTGAAGCTGCTGGCCAGGGTGACGCCCACGCTGCGCCCGGCCGGGATCGACCCGACGAGGATCAGCAAGGACACCGCGGTCGTCGCCGACTACCTGGGCGACCCGCTCGTCCACCACGGCCACCCGACGCTCGGCCTGTCCGCGGCCCTGTTCGCGCAGTTCGACGTGCTGCCCCGCCGGGCCCGCGACCTGCGGCTGCCGGTGCTCGTCCAGCACGGCACCGCCGACGTCCTCACCGATCCGGCCGGCACCCGCGCGCTGGAGACGCAGATCGGGTCCCCGGACCGCACGGTGCGCTGGTACGAGGGGCTGTGGCACGAGATCTACCACGAGCCCGAGCGCGACCGGCCCCTCGCCGACCTGCGCGAGTGGCTCGCCGCCCACCGCTGA